The Bacteroides sp. region GATCAAACGCATCTCCCGTTACGATGCCTTCAGGGCCGATCAGCTCATGCGCGATCTTGAAGAAAGGCTGGCCAAGGTGAACCACCATCTGGAGAACCTGGTGCAATATGCCATCGATTATTACCTGCGCATCCGCGAGAAATTCGGGAAAGGCCGTGAGCGTAAGACCGAGATCCGTTTCTTCGATACTATTGAAGCCACCCGGGTTGCCGTGGCCAACGAAAAGCTTTATGTAAACCGTGAGGAAGGCTTTGCCGGGACTTCGATGCGTAAGGATGAATACGTCTGCGACTGTTCCGACATTGACGACATCATTGTGTTCCGTGAAGACGGCACCTTCCTTGTGACCAAAGTCGATGGGAAGTCCTTTGTCGGGAAGGGCATCATTCACATTGCCGTCTTTGAGCGTAACGACGACCGTACCATCTACAACATGATTTACCAGGACGGTCACAAGGGGGCCTCCTATATGAAACGTTTTGCGGTGAAGGGCGTCACCCGCGACAAGGACTATGACCTCACCAAAGGCACCAAAGGCAGCAAGGTATTGTATTTTACCGCCAACCCCAACGGGGAAGCTGAGGTGGTGACCATCTACCTGCGCCATAAACCCAAGCTTCGCAAGCCAGTCTTTGATCTGGATTTTGCCGACCTGGCCATCAAGGGAAGGGCTGCCTCAGGAAACCTTGTCACCAAGCATCCCATTCGCAAGGTCGTGCTCAGAGATCAGGGGGTCTCTACCCTGGGTGCTATGGACATCTGGTTCGACGAGACCGTGCTACGCCTCAATGCCGACAAGCGCGGACAATACCTAGGTGCCTTTAAGGGTGATGACAAGCTGCTGGCCGTTTATGCCAACGGCACCTATCGCATCATTGGCTATGACCTGAGCACCCATTTCGATGAGAAGCCGCTGCTGTTGCGAAAGGTGAAAGAAGGTATCGTGCTTACGGCCGTGTTCTACGACTCAGAACAGGGATTCCAGTATCTGAAGCGTTTCGAGCCTGAACCCAACGGGAAACCCATCAACTTCATCGGCGAGCAAGCGGGTAACAAACTGTTGCTGCTCACCGACGAACCCTGGCCCCGCCTGAAGGTCAACCTAGCTGCCACTCCGCGTAAGCCCGCTACAAGCGAGGAGATCGACGCCGAAAGTTTTATCGCCGTGAAGAGCTACAAAGCCCGTGGAAAACGTGTGGCTTCCGGTGGGATAGAATCCGTTGAATGGCTCGAGCCCCTGCTTAAAGAGGAACCGGAAGAGGAACCTCAACCAGAGGAAATCCCTGAACCCACCTCTACTGCCACCCCTGAAGAAACTCCCGACACCCGGGGAGAATCTGTGGGTGAGGATGGGCTCATTTTTGAATGGGTCGTAGGTCAGGATGACGAAGCGGCTGAAGGAGATGAGCCCGGTGAAGCCCCTGAAGCAGAAGAAGCGGAGGAACCAAAAAAACCGAAACCTCCCAGGAAACCCCGGAAAAAACCGGATAAGCCTGATGACAGCATTAAACCCGGTGACCGCGAAAAACAGATCAGGCTCGACCTGGATATATAAACAAACAGGATGATCAGGGTAGGAATTAATGGTTTTGGCCGGATAGGCCGCCTGGTGTTCAGGCTTATGCAACAGCGTGATGACATGCAGCTGGTGGCCGTCAACGATCCTATGCTGCTCAAAACCCTGGTTCACCTGCTGAAATACGACACCGTTCACGGGCGCTTTGGTAGTGAGGTCCGTGGCGATGAGTCCACCGATACCCTGATGGTCAACGGGCATTCTATGAGGAAATATTCTTTCTTCCATCCGGAAAAGATCCCTTGGGAAGACCATCAGGTAGATGTGGTGGTGGAGTCTTCAGGACTTTTCCTCACCCGCGATATGCTGCAGGGGCATCTGCGCCCCGGGGTGAAGAAGGTGATCCTTAGCTGTCCCCCCAAGGAAAGACTCGACAATATGGTGGTACTGGGCGTCAATCATCACACCCTTTCGCCTGTGCAAAAGATCATCTCCAATGCCTCCTGCACCACCAACTGCCTGACGCCTATGCTGAAAGTCCTTGAAGACCATTTCGGCATTGACCGTGTGTTTATGAACACCGTCCACCCCTATACCAATAACCAGAATGTGATCGATTCCCCACATCACGACCTGCGCCGGGCACGCAATGCGGCTGACAACATTATTCCCACCACTACCAGTGCTATCAAGGCTGCCAAAGAGATCCTGCCCTCGCTTCAGGATAGGTTCGATGGATTTGCTACCCGTGTCCCGGTAGCCGATGGTTCCTTTTTAGAACTGAACGCCATCCTGAAAAGCAATACTACCGTAGAGGAGGTCAACAGCCTCTTTGAAATGGCGGCCGAA contains the following coding sequences:
- the gap gene encoding type I glyceraldehyde-3-phosphate dehydrogenase, with amino-acid sequence MIRVGINGFGRIGRLVFRLMQQRDDMQLVAVNDPMLLKTLVHLLKYDTVHGRFGSEVRGDESTDTLMVNGHSMRKYSFFHPEKIPWEDHQVDVVVESSGLFLTRDMLQGHLRPGVKKVILSCPPKERLDNMVVLGVNHHTLSPVQKIISNASCTTNCLTPMLKVLEDHFGIDRVFMNTVHPYTNNQNVIDSPHHDLRRARNAADNIIPTTTSAIKAAKEILPSLQDRFDGFATRVPVADGSFLELNAILKSNTTVEEVNSLFEMAAENQMKGIIQYTEDPIVSSDVIGNPHSAVFDALSTRVLGGNFVQILAWYDNEYGYSSRMIELIALSMKE
- a CDS encoding DNA gyrase/topoisomerase IV subunit A — encoded protein: MSNSQDENLDSLHPADDGKDGVQPQDTPASEYTTTPLSGMYKDWFLDYASYVILERAVPEVRDGLKPVQRRILHSMKEMDDGRYNKVANIIGNTMKYHPHGDASIGDALVQLGQKDLLIDTQGNWGNILTGDSAAAPRYIEARPSKFALEVLYNPKTTQWKPSYDGRNKEPLTLPVKFPLLLAQGVEGIAVGLASKILPHNFIEIIDASVNYLKGEEPDIYPDFPTGGLADFSRYNGGLRGGKVRVRARINILDKKTLVITEIPFGTTTGGLMDSIVAANDKGKIKIKKIEDNTAQNVEILVHLMPGISPDQAIDALFAFTDCEISISPNSCVIDTDTPKFLDVNDLLKISADNTLDLLRSELEIEKHELLEQLLYSSLEKIFIEKRIYRKIEECETWESVIETIDKGLTPYKKQFYREISRDDIIKLTEIKIKRISRYDAFRADQLMRDLEERLAKVNHHLENLVQYAIDYYLRIREKFGKGRERKTEIRFFDTIEATRVAVANEKLYVNREEGFAGTSMRKDEYVCDCSDIDDIIVFREDGTFLVTKVDGKSFVGKGIIHIAVFERNDDRTIYNMIYQDGHKGASYMKRFAVKGVTRDKDYDLTKGTKGSKVLYFTANPNGEAEVVTIYLRHKPKLRKPVFDLDFADLAIKGRAASGNLVTKHPIRKVVLRDQGVSTLGAMDIWFDETVLRLNADKRGQYLGAFKGDDKLLAVYANGTYRIIGYDLSTHFDEKPLLLRKVKEGIVLTAVFYDSEQGFQYLKRFEPEPNGKPINFIGEQAGNKLLLLTDEPWPRLKVNLAATPRKPATSEEIDAESFIAVKSYKARGKRVASGGIESVEWLEPLLKEEPEEEPQPEEIPEPTSTATPEETPDTRGESVGEDGLIFEWVVGQDDEAAEGDEPGEAPEAEEAEEPKKPKPPRKPRKKPDKPDDSIKPGDREKQIRLDLDI